The following coding sequences are from one Lolium rigidum isolate FL_2022 chromosome 6, APGP_CSIRO_Lrig_0.1, whole genome shotgun sequence window:
- the LOC124666656 gene encoding uncharacterized protein LOC124666656 → MGAIQVASPSSSPASPSSSAVLGGGRCTRLSRAHSSSSLASWSVGIARRRPTVTRALSASIDSVGSHGGDDEEFLRRIQELAVGLHPGAGGCGWPASVERTASSVGLPLSLRMLKRKKQQRGGRWDERLVDRAGESGRGAVGRAFSSMVLIIRELQSFALQMRQAVFYEDMQSVLARVHAEMDASFVWLFQHIFAGTPALMVSVMLLLANFTVHSMGGHIAMAGSLPPPLPAVAAVAMLDAQHMQHESSLPDQLFDGSVSLNTLSIGRTTPAVDGNSGGGGKARPVAGATGDDRSDESAYRQSGAVLPEEQEVSQATPLGAASAEETEDELAIWKRIADEATKMQASVRVESLMDPDILGQLVAPVEARLDTEDVAEYARTEQRYEMAVSEEPGNALLLANFAQFLYLVQRDHDRAEHYFQRAVQAEPADAETLGWYAAFLWKARNDLAAAEETYQEAIAAEPSNGHHAAAYAHFLWNTGGEDTCYPLD, encoded by the exons ATGGGCGCCATCCAGGTCgcatccccctcctcctccccggcgtCGCCCTCGTCCTCTGCCGTTCTTGGCGGCGGCCGCTGCACGAGGCTGTCGAGAGCCCAttcgtcgtcgtcgctggcgaGCTGGAGCGTCGGCATCGCGCGCCGGCGCCCGACGGTGACGCGCGCGCTCAGCGCCAGCATCGACAGCGTGGGGAGCCACGGCGGGGACGACGAGGAGTTCCTGCGGAGGATCCAGGAGCTGGCCGTGGGGCTGCACCCGGGCGCGGGGGGCTGCGGGTGGCCGGCGAGCGTGGAGCGTACCGCGAGCAGCGTCGGCCTTCCGCTGTCTCTGCGGATGCTCAAGCGCAAGAAGCAGCAGCGTGGCGGGCGGTGGGACGAGCGGCTGGTCGACCGGGCCGGCGAGTCCGGGCGCGGCGCGGTGGGGCGGGCCTTCTCGTCCATGGTGCTCATCATCCGGGAGCTGCAGAGCTTCGCGCTGCAGATGCGGCAGGCGGTCTTCTACGAGGACATGCAGAGCGTGCTGGCGCGCGTCCACGCCGAGATGGACGCCTCCTTCGTGTGGCTGTTCCAGCACATCTTCGCCGGCACCCCCGCGCTCATGGTCTCCGTCATGCTCCTCCTCGCCAACTTCACGGTGCACTCCATGGGCGGCCACATCGCGATGGCCGGCAGCCTCCCGCCTCCCTTGCCCGCCGTGGCGGCCGTCGCGATGCTCGACGCCCAGCACATGCAGCACGAGTCGTCCCTTCCTGATCAGCTGTTCGACGGTTCCGTCTCGCTGAACACGCTGTCTATTGGCCGAACCACGCCCGCGGTGGACGGGAAcagcggcggtggcggcaagGCGCGGCCGGTGGCCGGGGCCACCGGCGACGACCGGTCGGACGAGTCCGCGTACCGGCAGAGCGGCGCGGTGCTGCCTGAGGAGCAGGAGGTGTCGCAGGCGACGCCGCTGGGGGCCGCCAGCGCGGAGGAGACGGAGGACGAGCTGGCCATCTGGAAGAGGATCGCCGACGAGGCGACAAAGATGCAGGCGAGCGTGCGCGTGGAGTCCTTGATGGACCCGGACATCCTGGGGCAGCTGGTGGCGCCGGTGGAGGCGCGGCTGGACACGGAGGACGTCGCCGAGTACGCCAGGACAGAGCAGCGGTACGAGATGGCCGTGTCCGAGGAGCCCGGCAACGCGCTGCTGCTCGCCAACTTCGCGCAGTTCCTGTACCTGGTGCAGCGCGACCACGACCG GGCGGAGCACTACTTCCAGCGGGCGGtgcaggcggagccggcggacGCGGAGACGCTGGGGTGGTACGCGGCGTTCCTGTGGAAGGCGCGCAACgacctggcggcggcggaggagacgtACCAGGAGGCCATCGCCGCCGAGCCCAGCAACGGGCACCACGCGGCGGCGTACGCGCACTTCCTCTGGAACACGGGCGGCGAGGACACGTGCTACCCCCTCGACTGA